TCGCCGAGTCCGAGATCCGCGCGGTCGAGATCGACACCGCCTACCTCAAGGGCAACTCGGCCGGCTGGGCCTCGCTCTCCATCAAGTCCGGCGAGGAGGGCGAGTGGCAGGAGTTCCTGCCGCGCACCCGCCTGCAGCCCGACACGAACCACCGGTTCGTGCTGGACGCCCCGGCGGTCGGCAGCCACGTCCGCATCGACATCTTCCCGGACGGCGGCTTCTCCCGCCTGCGCCTCTTCGGCTCGCTGACGGACCAGGGCGCGGCCGCCCTGAGCGCCCGTCACCAGGAGCTGGGCGGCTGATCCCGCACTGAACGGCCCTGTGGGGCGCACCGGTTGTCAGACAACCGGTGCGCCCCACAGGCGTGTACGGGCGCCTCGCGCGGAAGTTACGCCGCGTGGCCGCCGTCCACCGAGAACTCGGCGCCCGTGACATAGACCGCGTCCGGCCCGGCGAGGAAGGAGACCGTCGCCGCCACCTCCGCCGGAGTGCCGAAGCGGCCGAGCGCGGTGAGCGCGCTCTGCCCGGCGGCGTACGGCCCGTCGGCCGGGTTCATGTCGGTGTCCACCGGGCCCGGGTGGACCAGGTTCGCCGTGATGCCCCGCTCGCCCAGCTCCCGGGCCAGTGCCTTGGTCAGCCCGGTCAGCGCGGCCTTGCTCATCGCGTACAGGGAGCCGCCCGGACCCGGGACCCGCTGGGTCATGCAGCTGCCGATGGTGATGATCCGGCCGCCCCGGCCGAGCCGGGCCGCGGCCGCCTGCGCCGAGAGGAAGGCCCCGCGCACATTCACCG
This is a stretch of genomic DNA from Streptomyces sp. NBC_00536. It encodes these proteins:
- a CDS encoding 3-oxoacyl-ACP reductase family protein, with translation MNGNENENSMTGRVALVTGGSRGIGAATALRLAADGADVAITYVNDAAAAAEVVHKIEAYGRRGLAVRSDAGDPSDAAAAVERTVAELGRLDVLVNNAGVGVLGPLETLTVADVDRVLAVNVRGAFLSAQAAAARLGRGGRIITIGSCMTQRVPGPGGSLYAMSKAALTGLTKALARELGERGITANLVHPGPVDTDMNPADGPYAAGQSALTALGRFGTPAEVAATVSFLAGPDAVYVTGAEFSVDGGHAA